DNA from Helicobacter pylori:
ATAGCGTATTTGGGTTTTTCATAGGGCAAGAATGCCGTAATCCACGCATGGGATCGATGGAAATATTCCATATCCTTTTCTTTCATGCGATTGACGATGTTTTGAGCGATTTCTACGACTTGCGCGGTGCCGGTTTTACACGCTAAGGTAACCTTAGAACCTCTTGTGGAATGATAAGCCGTGCCGTCTTTATGGTTGCACACTTCATACATGCCCACGCGCAAGGCTTGGAGCTTCTTTTTTTGAAAGCTATTCAGGGGATCTTTGAGCGGCTGTTGGTTATGGATAGCAAAATGAGGCGTCGCCAGTTTGCCTGTCGCAATGAGTCCTGTGTAGGCTAGCACTTGTAGGGGCGTGGCTAAAAAAGAGCCTTGCCCAATAGCGGTAATGAGCGTGTCCCCAACGCGCCAGTCTTGATTGAAGCGTTTGAGCTTCCACAAATTATCCGGCACGATCCCCACAAATTCATTCGGCAAATCAACGCCCGTTTTTTCTCCAAAGCCCACTTCCCTTAAGGTTTTAGAGAGTTTTTCTATAGAGATTTCAAGCCCAAACTTATAAAAATACACATCCACGGACTCCCTAATCGCTTTATACAAATTAGAATTGCCATGCCCTGTTTTTTTCCAGTCCCTGAATTTGCGCTTACCCACTTCAATAAAAGGAGGGGTGGGTATGGTGGTGTTTTCTGTGATATGAAGGTTTTCTAAAAAGCTTAAGCCCACGCCCATTTTAACCACAGATCCCGGCGGATACAAAGCGTTAGCGAAGCGGTTTAATAAGGGGTTATAAATATCATCTTGAAGTTTTTGCCATTTGTCTTGACTGATCCCGCCTACAAAATCGTTCAAATTGTATTCAGGGTAACTTCCTGCAACGAGCAATTCCCCATTTTCTGCATCCATCACTAAAATAGCCCCTCTCTTATTTTCAAAGAGCTTGTCCGCTTCTTTTTGCAAGCGTTTGTCTAAACTCAATTGCAGGTGGTT
Protein-coding regions in this window:
- the mrdA gene encoding penicillin-binding protein 2; this translates as MKNLRYKLLLFVFIGVWGLLILNLFILSVKNQEYYEKLAERNMTKKEFLIPTRGNITDRNHEFLAINELVFGVFLPSRLKQKELLEKIEVIQKFFPNFPKETLLNNYQKENSLYNHNLIKVVGFIPYATMQSLYAKLIQTQGIFVRPLDKRYYPNNALASHVLGYVGVASLQDLKDDEENQYSQIVGKTGIEKEYNKLLQGKVGYKIMHVNALNQELATLEVVPPSANNHLQLSLDKRLQKEADKLFENKRGAILVMDAENGELLVAGSYPEYNLNDFVGGISQDKWQKLQDDIYNPLLNRFANALYPPGSVVKMGVGLSFLENLHITENTTIPTPPFIEVGKRKFRDWKKTGHGNSNLYKAIRESVDVYFYKFGLEISIEKLSKTLREVGFGEKTGVDLPNEFVGIVPDNLWKLKRFNQDWRVGDTLITAIGQGSFLATPLQVLAYTGLIATGKLATPHFAIHNQQPLKDPLNSFQKKKLQALRVGMYEVCNHKDGTAYHSTRGSKVTLACKTGTAQVVEIAQNIVNRMKEKDMEYFHRSHAWITAFLPYEKPKYAITILVEHGEGGSKLGGLLVKMSNKLYELGYL